CCCATTAAATGTAAGGATAAAGAATCATACAAAAAAGAGCTCAAGATATATAGGACAAAAGGTGGGATTGATAATACAAAAGTTTTAAGTAAGTTTAACAACGACATGCAAAAAAAAGAGTTCCAGAAACTATTCCTTTTGTATACATTAGGAAATTTTCTTTGTCCTAGTCAGAGTAATATGATTAGCCCTCAGTTATTGAAAAATGTCTTAAGTATTGAAGATCCAGCCAAATATAATTGGGCTCAATTTGTTCTTGATCATCTTGTGGTGGCTATAAAGAAGTTTAAAGCGAGTGTTTCAAAACACAAGTGCAATAGCACACGTAAAGCGGGAGGATTTGGAGGATGCATTGTCTTTTTGCTCGTAAGTGAAAACCTTAATTGGAGTAGTTATTCTCATCACAAACTCACACAAATATTAGTTAATTTAGGATTAATTaacaatatttatgtttttatttttatttttgtagatCTACTATTTGGACCGCTTGGACATTAAAAAGTCGATTTGTTGGGATAATAGGGCTAGAATAGCTGCATGGGATCGGGAAAGTATGAAAGAGGCTATCAAAGCAGATTGGGATGAGAAGAACGGTTTCGGAAGTGGCAAGGTTTAATCTAACATaatttcttttaatttattataatatttaCATACTTTCGTGCACTAATATTTAACTCTATTGTATACAGTTATTGTGTTTGAATAGATTTCAATATGGATCGGCACATCCTACTGAACCCGATAGACCCTTGTTTAAGGATGTAGGAATGCAGAATCCCTTGCCACTACTAACTCCGAAggtaatatttaatttatggGGACCAAAACTAATAAACTACCAGCCATGTAGGTTATTAACAATCAAttcataatatttatttttaagatCATATTGTAGTTTATTAACGATATTGACTTTTGTTAGGTTAAATTGACCGACTTACGATATCGAAATAGGGCAAGGATAATGATTGATAAAAAGTTGGAGAAAGTGAAACAAGATGCAAATGATCAGGAAATTCTGGAACAAGATGTTGTAAAAAATGTATGTCAGGAGCAAGTTGATGAAGAGGAATATGTAGTGTGTGCGGGTAAAGAAGATGGTaatgtaaagaaaataaataaggaTTGTGACAATTTACATGATGTTGGAGCCATTAAAGGGGAAGTTGATACATCAATAATTGTGAGAAAGAAGATAATGGCCACGATGTCCAATAAGGACTACAAGATCCTCCAATATTTAAGAAGtcacaaaaaaacaaaaggtGTGTACTTATTATATTTCTATTATTATTTTGGTAGTAAAATTATGCCTTCATTCATAATTTTTCTTTCATAAAAACTTACGTTCAGATGAAGATATTGTGGCAATGTTTGGAGTAAACCATGGAAAGCCACT
This genomic stretch from Spinacia oleracea cultivar Varoflay chromosome 3, BTI_SOV_V1, whole genome shotgun sequence harbors:
- the LOC130469431 gene encoding uncharacterized protein isoform X3 gives rise to the protein MAKRNLDAKDLKENGEKRMRTIDSEGGSFKQKFERKEAKEGHTAVPNVRCCPEKILALTICLSEVQQQWVKEFGFEYLMHMDNFQVNRKLAYWLVSRFDPDKCKLKLRDDVSVDIFADDISWILGIPNDVLTVPIKCKDKESYKKELKIYRTKGGIDNTKVLSKFNNDMQKKEFQKLFLLYTLGNFLCPSQSNMISPQLLKNVLSIEDPAKYNWAQFVLDHLVVAIKKFKASVSKHKCNSTRKAGGFGGCIVFLLIYYLDRLDIKKSICWDNRARIAAWDRESMKEAIKADWDEKNGFGSGKLLCLNRFQYGSAHPTEPDRPLFKDVGMQNPLPLLTPKVKLTDLRYRNRARIMIDKKLEKVKQDANDQEILEQDVVKNVCQEQVDEEEYVVCAGKEDGNVKKINKDCDNLHDVGAIKGEVDTSIIVRKKIMATMSNKDYKILQYLRSHKKTKDEDIVAMFGVNHGKPLYYITKEEINSCLQVLKHVNSPALALKGGNFIDELRNDKSVNTFIQELAILGVFIKECQHIIMPVAYDHHWFAYYFDLQRKKTYLLDSFYKLDSSYHMQVKTKLLEAMQLVLSHVNSDWSEDISYWECMQAKVPFPPPISFLSVTLYSNTRLSSIAKSASQYTIAISSSCTFLNKLWVYAFWNCFSISNVVIHRISAFMH